A region of Chloroflexota bacterium DNA encodes the following proteins:
- a CDS encoding DUF1015 domain-containing protein has product MVELRPLRGWRFAISDVEHLASRLAPPYDVITPERRRELEQLHPYNIVHIDLPRDTEEEDRYTRAARLLREWQREGVLVQEPKPVLYVLEQRFRLPTGQRLTRVGLIGRLRLVPWGAGVLPHERTFPQARADRLALLAATRAHFNPIFMLYSDPMGEVMAPLLDARSEIPVAVAGEAGSEEIVHRLWAVDDPDAIAAACSAMASRSLYVADGHHRYETALAYQRQQEERNGASPDAPYNYTLIYAAAMEDPGVTILPTHRCLHDLPDFDADRLLKALERHFEITYCVPEVELLGELHKASARDRAFGLVLAGRPGGYLLRMRPNALTLTTLLARDHPAVADLDVAVLQSLVLSPILGIGPEGEEQRPFVDFEPRAQSAISGVRSGRYQAAFLVMPTRLSQLRAVADAGQVAPPKATYFFPKLPSGLVIYDLEHT; this is encoded by the coding sequence ATGGTCGAGTTGCGCCCGCTACGCGGCTGGCGCTTCGCGATATCGGATGTGGAGCATTTAGCCTCTCGTCTGGCCCCTCCTTATGATGTCATCACGCCGGAGCGGCGGAGAGAGCTGGAGCAACTGCACCCGTACAATATCGTGCACATTGATCTACCGAGGGATACGGAGGAGGAGGATCGATACACCCGGGCGGCCAGGCTGCTGAGGGAGTGGCAACGGGAAGGTGTGCTTGTCCAGGAGCCGAAACCCGTGTTGTATGTGCTCGAGCAGCGCTTTCGGCTCCCCACCGGACAGCGGCTCACGCGCGTGGGCCTGATCGGGCGCCTGCGGTTGGTGCCCTGGGGCGCGGGCGTGTTGCCCCATGAGCGCACGTTCCCGCAGGCCAGGGCGGATCGGCTGGCGTTGCTCGCTGCCACCCGGGCGCACTTCAATCCCATCTTCATGTTGTACAGCGATCCCATGGGGGAGGTCATGGCCCCCCTGTTGGACGCCCGGTCGGAGATCCCCGTCGCCGTGGCGGGAGAGGCCGGCTCGGAGGAGATCGTCCATCGCCTGTGGGCGGTAGATGACCCGGACGCCATCGCGGCCGCATGCTCGGCCATGGCGTCGCGCTCGCTGTACGTGGCGGACGGACACCATCGGTATGAGACGGCGCTGGCGTATCAGCGCCAGCAGGAGGAGCGCAACGGCGCGTCGCCGGATGCTCCTTACAACTACACGTTGATCTACGCGGCCGCGATGGAGGATCCCGGCGTCACCATTCTGCCCACGCATCGCTGTCTTCACGATCTCCCTGATTTCGATGCGGATCGTCTGCTGAAGGCGCTGGAGCGGCACTTCGAGATCACGTACTGCGTGCCCGAGGTCGAGCTGTTGGGGGAGTTGCACAAGGCGTCGGCCCGGGATCGGGCCTTCGGGCTGGTGCTGGCCGGGCGGCCGGGTGGCTATCTCTTGCGCATGCGCCCCAACGCGCTGACGCTGACGACGCTTTTGGCGCGTGATCACCCGGCCGTGGCCGATCTGGACGTGGCGGTGTTGCAATCGCTGGTGCTGAGCCCGATCCTGGGGATCGGCCCGGAGGGCGAGGAGCAGCGCCCGTTCGTCGATTTCGAGCCCCGCGCGCAGTCGGCGATCTCGGGGGTGCGCTCTGGGCGTTACCAGGCGGCCTTCCTGGTCATGCCCACGCGCTTGAGCCAGCTGCGCGCCGTGGCCGACGCGGGCCAGGTGGCCCCTCCCAAGGCCACTTACTTCTTCCCGAAGCTGCCTTCCGGGTTGGTGATTTACGATCTGGAGCATACATGA
- a CDS encoding serine hydroxymethyltransferase has translation MPDPREVLRSSDPEVFEAIENERRRQLNGIELIASENYVSPAVLAAMGSVLTNKYAEGLPGKRYYGGCEFVDVVERLAIDRACRLFGAEHANVQPHSGAQANMAAYLALLEPGDTVLAMKLDHGGHLTHGFRLNASGQLYHFVHYGVHRETERIDYDEVARLAEEHRPKLIVAGASAYPRIIDFPRLREIADSVGARLMVDMAHIAGLVAVGLHPSPIPYADVVTTTTHKTLRGPRGGMILCTAELAKSIDRAVFPGIQGGPLEHVIAAKAVALGEALRPEFRAYQQAVLDNMQALADELRAQGLRLVSGGTDNHLALVDLSPVDVTGKQAESTLDRVGIHTNKNMIPYDPRPPLVASGLRVGSPACTTRGFGVEEFRQVGRLIGEVVHHIDDPAVLDRVAEEVRSLAQRFPVPA, from the coding sequence ATGCCGGATCCACGGGAGGTTTTGCGCTCGAGCGATCCCGAGGTGTTTGAGGCGATCGAGAACGAGCGCCGTCGCCAGCTGAATGGCATCGAGTTGATTGCCAGCGAGAACTATGTGAGCCCGGCTGTACTCGCCGCGATGGGGTCGGTGCTGACGAATAAGTACGCCGAAGGGCTCCCTGGCAAGCGTTACTACGGCGGTTGCGAGTTCGTGGATGTCGTCGAGCGGCTGGCGATCGATCGTGCCTGTCGGCTCTTCGGTGCGGAGCACGCCAACGTGCAGCCACATTCCGGGGCCCAGGCCAATATGGCGGCTTACCTGGCGCTGCTGGAGCCGGGCGATACCGTGCTGGCGATGAAGCTGGATCACGGCGGTCATCTGACCCACGGCTTCCGACTGAACGCGTCCGGGCAGCTTTATCACTTCGTGCACTACGGCGTGCATCGGGAGACGGAGCGCATCGATTACGATGAGGTGGCCCGGCTGGCCGAGGAGCATCGCCCCAAGCTCATCGTCGCCGGGGCGAGCGCTTATCCGCGAATCATCGACTTTCCCCGCCTGCGAGAGATCGCCGATTCGGTGGGGGCCCGTTTGATGGTGGACATGGCCCACATCGCCGGGCTGGTGGCGGTGGGGTTGCACCCCTCACCGATCCCGTACGCCGATGTGGTGACCACTACCACCCATAAGACGTTGCGGGGGCCGCGCGGCGGCATGATCCTGTGCACGGCGGAGCTGGCCAAGAGCATCGATCGTGCCGTGTTCCCGGGCATCCAGGGCGGGCCGCTGGAGCACGTCATCGCGGCCAAAGCGGTGGCCTTGGGCGAGGCGCTGCGTCCCGAGTTTCGGGCGTATCAGCAGGCCGTGCTGGATAACATGCAGGCCCTGGCCGATGAGCTGAGGGCGCAAGGGCTGCGCTTGGTCTCCGGCGGCACGGATAATCACCTGGCTTTGGTAGACCTGTCCCCGGTCGATGTAACCGGCAAGCAGGCCGAGTCCACGCTGGATCGGGTGGGCATCCACACCAACAAGAACATGATCCCGTACGATCCACGGCCGCCTCTGGTGGCCAGCGGGCTGCGGGTGGGCTCTCCGGCGTGCACGACTCGGGGGTTCGGCGTCGAGGAGTTCCGTCAGGTCGGGCGGTTGATCGGCGAGGTCGTGCATCATATCGACGATCCGGCGGTCCTCGATCGCGTGGCGGAGGAGGTCCGTTCGCTGGCCCAGCGCTTCCCCGTGCCCGCCTGA